Proteins from one Desulfitobacterium chlororespirans DSM 11544 genomic window:
- a CDS encoding 4Fe-4S dicluster domain-containing protein — MQPVKIDYIRCNGCGLCERNCPGDLIFMDERTKMPVVNYPDECWLCGACRMDCPKDCIKIVFPLVAL; from the coding sequence GTGCAGCCAGTTAAAATCGATTATATCCGTTGCAATGGGTGTGGTCTTTGTGAACGGAATTGCCCGGGAGATTTGATTTTTATGGATGAAAGGACAAAAATGCCGGTGGTTAACTATCCGGATGAGTGCTGGTTATGTGGAGCCTGTCGTATGGACTGTCCTAAAGATTGCATTAAGATTGTGTTTCCCTTGGTCGCCTTATAA